The following coding sequences are from one Danaus plexippus chromosome 13 unlocalized genomic scaffold, MEX_DaPlex mxdp_15, whole genome shotgun sequence window:
- the LOC116770398 gene encoding uncharacterized protein LOC116770398 isoform X1, translating to MNDTDIKIVESPKELVGVEVSPASEVNNENETDPLSIDDEVDVKHEPADEGAEKDEVCDDNAKETVTEPEKETNHLETTKTNEDEIKEDCTVNEEENVPTEVAVKVNDIQEEKTTEQPSVGTPAKEPEPVDRPIEVEDSPKVVETEKVATPDVEMTEVQLVDKINKDPKPSIQTINGDVSKDEQLNKRRASQDIDTESPLKKLCAEVEKTFPQHDVMINDYIQTATKNNVDEIQRHTEQLLSEIQTLRELAQKKEHEWNNILHLKKVKEEILLRLLRRKQVLAFEKSADVNGSERTDPFDYLNQAKNLAIDKSDDISGLAIKQPGSAIVNPIMQAPIMPVTSHFNPMSGLPPPYDKAAHLQSMPKPNQLFPQAMMMPGHLQGFPRDMNGQLPSSYGMPMGRQGPTKDVKSIIADYRQRNPEITPRRGRRMKPIVNPSMMNQPRPIAPKVDAMNSLSNLNMLFNNLDMNQKAMIERLQQIQAGGLPNGLSFKDVLVQVANMQQNNAGLMAARAHDVNRPERRRQERGEDPPAPPAPPAPPKQADRLAASSPRLPPPPPYPEISLLPVSTAQDASHTQQNSLLHGILTKQASPASQCYSPTLAKLLTSPERKQSAPPLPTFGQAKNCGEITITPVQPAPPDAEKTEVVQLEEEESGASEESAGSASAGSGSGSGSGRLVIDEGNDEAPTCQGCRSRLAQFVCAGCANQWYCSRDCQVAAWDDHSEMCSG from the exons atgaatgatacagatattaaaatagtggAATCTCCGAAAGAGTTGGTAGGAGTCGAAGTGTCCCCTGCGTCGGAGGTTAACAACGAGAATGAAACAGATCCCTTGTCGATTGACGATGAAGTGGACGTAAAGCATGAACCTGCTGATGAGGGTGCTGAGAAAGATGAAGTCTGTGATGACAATGCCAAAGAAACTGTAACTGAGCCCGAAAAGGAAACTAATCACTTGGAGACCACTAAAACTAATGAAG atgaaataaaagagGACTGTACAGTGAATGAGGAGGAAAATGTGCCCACAGAAGTGGCAGTTAAAGTAAATGATATTCAAGAGGAGAAAACTACAGAACAGCCGTCTGTGGGAACTCCCGCTAAGGAACCGGAGCCTGTCGACCGACCCATAGAGGTTGAAGACAGTCCCAAGGTTGTGGAGACGGAGAAGGTGGCGACCCCTGATGTTGAGATGACAGAGGTGCAGCTGGTCGATAAGATCAATAAGGATCCCAAACCCAGCATACAAACAATTAACGGGGATGTTTCTAAG GACGAGCAACTGAACAAACGGAGAGCCAGTCAAGATATAGACACTGAATCTCCTCTGAAGAAATTATGCGCGGAAGTCGAGAAGACGTTCCCCCAGCATGACGTCATGATAAACGACTACATCCAGACGGCGACCAAGAACAACGTGGACGAAATACAGAGGCACACCGAGCAACTGCTGTCCGAGATACAGACGCTGAGGGAGCTGGCGCAGAAGAAGGAGCACGAGTGGAACAACATCCTGCACCTCAAGAAAGTCAAGGAGGAAATACTGCTCAGGCTGCTCAGGCGGAAGCAGGTGCTGGCCTTCGAGAAGAGCGCCGACGTCAACGGCAGCGAGCGGACCGACCCCTTCGACTACCTCAACCAGGCCAAGAACCTGGCCATCGATAAGAGCGATGACATATCCGGCCTGGCGATCAAACAGCCGGGCTCCGCCATAGTCAACCCCATCATGCAAGCGCCCATCATGCCCGTGACGTCACACTTCAACCCCATGTCAGGGCTGCCACCGCCCTACGACAAGGCCGCTCACTTGCAGTCGATGCCCAAACCCAACCAACTATTCCCGCAGGCTATGATGATGCCGGGCCATCTGCAAGGTTTCCCCAGGGATATGAACGGTCAGCTGCCATCTAGCTACGGAATGCCGATGGGGCGTCAGGGGCCGACCAAAGACGTGAAGAGCATTATAGCCGATTACAGGCAGAGGAATCCTGAGATAACTCCTCGCAGGGGGAGGCGGATGAAGCCCATCGTCAACCCCAGCATGATGAACCAGCCGCGACCGATAGCCCCCAAGGTGGACGCCATGAACAGTCTCAGTAATCTCAACATGCTGTTCAACAATTTGGACATG AATCAGAAGGCGATGATAGAGCGTCTGCAGCAGATCCAAGCGGGCGGGCTGCCCAACGGTCTGTCGTTCAAGGACGTGTTGGTGCAGGTCGCCAACATGCAGCAGAACAACGCCGGCCTCATGGCCGCCAGGGCCCACGACGTGAACAGGCCCGAGCGACGGCGGCAGGAGCGCGGCGAGGACCCGCCGGCCCCGCCCGCTCCACCCGCCCCGCCCAAACAGGCGGACAGGCTCGCCGCCTCCAGCCCCCGCctgccgccgccgccgccatACCCGGAGATATCGCTCCTGCCGGTCAGCACCGCCCAGGACGCCTCGCACACGCAGCAGAACTCGCTGCTCCACGGAATACTGACCAAG CAGGCGTCTCCCGCGTCTCAGTGTTACTCCCCGACGTTGGCTAAACTGCTGACGTCGCCGGAACGGAAACAGAGCGCTCCGCCGTTGCCAACTTTCGGTCAGGCCAAG AACTGCGGCGAGATCACGATAACGCCGGTGCAGCCCGCGCCGCCGGACGCGGAGAAGACGGAGGTGGTGCAGCTC GAGGAGGAGGAGAGCGGCGCGTCCGAGGAGTCCGCGGGCTCGGCGTCCGCGGGCTCGGGCTCCGGCTCGGGCTCCGGCCGGCTGGTCATCGACGAGGGCAACGACGAAGCGCCCACCTGCCAGGGCTGCCGCTCGCGACTCGCGCAGTTCGTGTGCGCCGGCTGCGCCAACCAGTGGTACTGCTCCAGGGACTGCCAG GTGGCAGCGTGGGATGACCACTCCGAGATGTGTTCCGGATGA
- the LOC116770398 gene encoding uncharacterized protein LOC116770398 isoform X2, giving the protein MNDTDIKIVESPKELVGVEVSPASEVNNENETDPLSIDDEVDVKHEPADEGAEKDEVCDDNAKETVTEPEKETNHLETTKTNEDEIKEDCTVNEEENVPTEVAVKVNDIQEEKTTEQPSVGTPAKEPEPVDRPIEVEDSPKVVETEKVATPDVEMTEVQLVDKINKDPKPSIQTINGDVSKDEQLNKRRASQDIDTESPLKKLCAEVEKTFPQHDVMINDYIQTATKNNVDEIQRHTEQLLSEIQTLRELAQKKEHEWNNILHLKKVKEEILLRLLRRKQVLAFEKSADVNGSERTDPFDYLNQAKNLAIDKSDDISGLAIKQPGSAIVNPIMQAPIMPVTSHFNPMSGLPPPYDKAAHLQSMPKPNQLFPQAMMMPGHLQGFPRDMNGQLPSSYGMPMGRQGPTKDVKSIIADYRQRNPEITPRRGRRMKPIVNPSMMNQPRPIAPKVDAMNSLSNLNMLFNNLDMNQKAMIERLQQIQAGGLPNGLSFKDVLVQVANMQQNNAGLMAARAHDVNRPERRRQERGEDPPAPPAPPAPPKQADRLAASSPRLPPPPPYPEISLLPVSTAQDASHTQQNSLLHGILTKNCGEITITPVQPAPPDAEKTEVVQLEEEESGASEESAGSASAGSGSGSGSGRLVIDEGNDEAPTCQGCRSRLAQFVCAGCANQWYCSRDCQVAAWDDHSEMCSG; this is encoded by the exons atgaatgatacagatattaaaatagtggAATCTCCGAAAGAGTTGGTAGGAGTCGAAGTGTCCCCTGCGTCGGAGGTTAACAACGAGAATGAAACAGATCCCTTGTCGATTGACGATGAAGTGGACGTAAAGCATGAACCTGCTGATGAGGGTGCTGAGAAAGATGAAGTCTGTGATGACAATGCCAAAGAAACTGTAACTGAGCCCGAAAAGGAAACTAATCACTTGGAGACCACTAAAACTAATGAAG atgaaataaaagagGACTGTACAGTGAATGAGGAGGAAAATGTGCCCACAGAAGTGGCAGTTAAAGTAAATGATATTCAAGAGGAGAAAACTACAGAACAGCCGTCTGTGGGAACTCCCGCTAAGGAACCGGAGCCTGTCGACCGACCCATAGAGGTTGAAGACAGTCCCAAGGTTGTGGAGACGGAGAAGGTGGCGACCCCTGATGTTGAGATGACAGAGGTGCAGCTGGTCGATAAGATCAATAAGGATCCCAAACCCAGCATACAAACAATTAACGGGGATGTTTCTAAG GACGAGCAACTGAACAAACGGAGAGCCAGTCAAGATATAGACACTGAATCTCCTCTGAAGAAATTATGCGCGGAAGTCGAGAAGACGTTCCCCCAGCATGACGTCATGATAAACGACTACATCCAGACGGCGACCAAGAACAACGTGGACGAAATACAGAGGCACACCGAGCAACTGCTGTCCGAGATACAGACGCTGAGGGAGCTGGCGCAGAAGAAGGAGCACGAGTGGAACAACATCCTGCACCTCAAGAAAGTCAAGGAGGAAATACTGCTCAGGCTGCTCAGGCGGAAGCAGGTGCTGGCCTTCGAGAAGAGCGCCGACGTCAACGGCAGCGAGCGGACCGACCCCTTCGACTACCTCAACCAGGCCAAGAACCTGGCCATCGATAAGAGCGATGACATATCCGGCCTGGCGATCAAACAGCCGGGCTCCGCCATAGTCAACCCCATCATGCAAGCGCCCATCATGCCCGTGACGTCACACTTCAACCCCATGTCAGGGCTGCCACCGCCCTACGACAAGGCCGCTCACTTGCAGTCGATGCCCAAACCCAACCAACTATTCCCGCAGGCTATGATGATGCCGGGCCATCTGCAAGGTTTCCCCAGGGATATGAACGGTCAGCTGCCATCTAGCTACGGAATGCCGATGGGGCGTCAGGGGCCGACCAAAGACGTGAAGAGCATTATAGCCGATTACAGGCAGAGGAATCCTGAGATAACTCCTCGCAGGGGGAGGCGGATGAAGCCCATCGTCAACCCCAGCATGATGAACCAGCCGCGACCGATAGCCCCCAAGGTGGACGCCATGAACAGTCTCAGTAATCTCAACATGCTGTTCAACAATTTGGACATG AATCAGAAGGCGATGATAGAGCGTCTGCAGCAGATCCAAGCGGGCGGGCTGCCCAACGGTCTGTCGTTCAAGGACGTGTTGGTGCAGGTCGCCAACATGCAGCAGAACAACGCCGGCCTCATGGCCGCCAGGGCCCACGACGTGAACAGGCCCGAGCGACGGCGGCAGGAGCGCGGCGAGGACCCGCCGGCCCCGCCCGCTCCACCCGCCCCGCCCAAACAGGCGGACAGGCTCGCCGCCTCCAGCCCCCGCctgccgccgccgccgccatACCCGGAGATATCGCTCCTGCCGGTCAGCACCGCCCAGGACGCCTCGCACACGCAGCAGAACTCGCTGCTCCACGGAATACTGACCAAG AACTGCGGCGAGATCACGATAACGCCGGTGCAGCCCGCGCCGCCGGACGCGGAGAAGACGGAGGTGGTGCAGCTC GAGGAGGAGGAGAGCGGCGCGTCCGAGGAGTCCGCGGGCTCGGCGTCCGCGGGCTCGGGCTCCGGCTCGGGCTCCGGCCGGCTGGTCATCGACGAGGGCAACGACGAAGCGCCCACCTGCCAGGGCTGCCGCTCGCGACTCGCGCAGTTCGTGTGCGCCGGCTGCGCCAACCAGTGGTACTGCTCCAGGGACTGCCAG GTGGCAGCGTGGGATGACCACTCCGAGATGTGTTCCGGATGA